The proteins below come from a single Candidatus Bathyarchaeota archaeon genomic window:
- a CDS encoding formylmethanofuran dehydrogenase subunit A, producing the protein MTEVLIKNGFVVDPLQKINCEKMDIAIKDGKIVSKVSGKAKVIDASGMTVMAGGVDIHSHVAGAEVNMGRMIRPEDHYKDVVAKTAITRAGTGYSIPSTFVTGYRYSTMGYTSVFNGSIAPLKAKHCHEELNDIPLMDKATYVLMGDWWFVLENLAKGDIDECARLVAWLMHASRGYAIKVVNPGGLESWGFGRNVHSIDDQVPNFCITPREIMRGLVKVNKKLNLPHTIHLHTNNLGVPGNYQTTLDTMAALEDLSTDGKPVAHITHVQFAAFKGENWGKFKSGAEEIARYMNGHTHMTLDMGQVTFADTTTMTADGPFEFSLYELGGHNKWVNSDVETESSGGIIPFHYKKKSPVNALQWSIGLEIALLIKDPWKIFMTTDHPNGGPFYDYPKVLAWLYSKKAREATLAKCHKSARKKSLLPSIDREMSLYEIAIMTRAGTAKALGLPNKGHLGVGADADVAVFNINPETLDIAKKFRTARKALTDAAYTLKDGVIVAKAGQVVDSTVPGKTIWLDVQTKDPCRIDDDMKRKFKEYWTIEYENYPVTDHYVKVPDKLTIKASV; encoded by the coding sequence ATGACTGAGGTTTTAATCAAAAACGGCTTCGTCGTCGATCCTCTGCAGAAAATTAACTGTGAAAAGATGGATATAGCCATCAAAGACGGCAAAATCGTCTCGAAAGTCAGCGGCAAAGCCAAAGTAATCGATGCATCAGGCATGACGGTTATGGCTGGCGGCGTAGATATCCACAGTCACGTAGCCGGTGCAGAAGTTAACATGGGCCGAATGATTCGCCCCGAAGACCACTACAAAGATGTCGTGGCAAAAACCGCCATCACCCGCGCGGGCACAGGTTACTCTATTCCCTCCACCTTCGTCACCGGCTACCGCTACAGCACCATGGGTTACACCTCGGTCTTTAACGGCTCCATCGCCCCGCTTAAAGCCAAACACTGCCACGAAGAACTAAACGATATTCCATTGATGGACAAAGCTACCTATGTTCTGATGGGTGACTGGTGGTTTGTTCTGGAGAACCTCGCTAAAGGCGACATCGACGAATGCGCCCGCCTCGTAGCTTGGCTTATGCATGCCTCAAGGGGATACGCCATCAAAGTCGTTAACCCCGGCGGATTGGAATCCTGGGGTTTTGGCCGCAACGTGCACAGCATCGACGATCAGGTGCCAAACTTCTGTATCACGCCCCGAGAGATCATGCGTGGCTTAGTTAAAGTCAACAAGAAACTCAACCTGCCCCACACCATTCACCTGCACACTAACAACCTCGGAGTCCCCGGCAACTACCAAACCACCCTTGACACCATGGCGGCGCTGGAGGACCTCTCAACCGACGGCAAACCAGTTGCCCATATTACCCATGTTCAATTCGCCGCGTTTAAAGGGGAAAACTGGGGTAAATTCAAGTCTGGCGCGGAAGAAATCGCCCGGTACATGAACGGCCACACCCATATGACTCTAGATATGGGTCAAGTAACCTTCGCCGACACCACCACCATGACAGCTGACGGACCCTTCGAATTCAGCCTCTACGAACTCGGCGGACACAACAAGTGGGTTAACAGCGACGTGGAAACCGAAAGCAGCGGCGGCATCATTCCCTTCCACTACAAGAAGAAAAGCCCCGTTAACGCGCTACAGTGGAGCATAGGCTTAGAAATTGCTCTCCTCATAAAGGACCCCTGGAAAATCTTCATGACCACCGACCACCCCAACGGCGGACCCTTCTACGATTACCCCAAAGTGCTGGCTTGGCTATACAGCAAAAAAGCCCGCGAAGCCACCCTGGCAAAGTGCCACAAGAGCGCCCGCAAAAAGAGCCTGCTTCCCTCCATAGATCGGGAGATGTCTCTCTACGAGATCGCCATCATGACCCGCGCTGGCACAGCAAAAGCCTTGGGCTTACCTAACAAGGGTCACCTCGGCGTAGGCGCAGACGCGGACGTAGCGGTCTTTAATATTAACCCTGAAACCTTAGATATCGCAAAGAAATTCCGAACCGCACGCAAAGCCCTCACCGACGCAGCCTACACCCTCAAAGACGGCGTAATCGTCGCTAAAGCAGGCCAAGTCGTCGACAGCACTGTGCCGGGTAAAACCATTTGGCTTGATGTCCAAACCAAAGACCCCTGCAGAATCGATGATGACATGAAACGCAAATTCAAAGAGTACTGGACTATCGAGTACGAAAACTACCCCGTCACGGACCATTACGTTAAGGTTCCAGACAAATTAACCATAAAGGCAAGTGTTTAG